In Dehalococcoidia bacterium, the genomic window ACCATGCCCGGTATGTGACGGTACAGGCATTATTAGCACTGCCGTTGGCATGGAGAACGTATTTCTTTCCGGCCTGCAAACCGACCTGAAGTATTCCAACCCTGACTTTTGTATGGGGTACACGCTGTACGAATACGATATCGATATGACCCTCACCAACAGCGGAGCAGAAAAGGCCATGGGGTGGATAAAGCTAGTACTTAAGAATACCTATAAAGGCGATACCCTTGATACCAAGTACGTGCCTGTTGAAATTCCAAGGGAAGCAACCGTCGGAAGCTCTTTTACTACCTGGTTCACGACAGCTTATGATGTCTCTCAGGACGTTACAGTTGATGCAACGGTCGAATTTGGGGGAGTCAAAGACCTGACGTGCTCGGGGACAGGTTCGTTGCCGTTGAATGTATGGTTCATGGCAAAGGCTATCAAGTCTAGTTTGCTGCGTGCTGTAATGGTGGAGCAGCAATTCAAGCCCCCGCCTTATGAGATACCCCCTCAGTTCGATTGGGATTAAGTGCTACAGCCAAATAGAACGTTGTTAGTTGGCGCATGCCTATTCGTGGTAGGGAATTGCAATGTGCAGCTGCTGCCTTGTCGCTCCTGCTTATGGCTGCCAGCAGTTCAGTCAGTACAATAACTGAATGGGATGTCTTTTAACCGCCAACAACCGAGGGAGTCGCTTGACTTTTACATATATATATGTGAAACGTGGTCGGAATAGGGATTAGGGCGTGGCAAGAAAAATACTTTATTCGTTGATAGCAATTTCATTTGTTATTGTCATCAACCAGATAACAGACGCTCAAGGTACGACAGCAACTGGTACGACCAGCCCGACGTCAACAATTGCGAGTTTTGCGACCGGGGTAGTCGAAGTGCGTGTATCAGCCTCTGCGGCCAGTGCCGATGTAACCAGCGCCAATCTCACAATCTCGAGCGTGGAAATCCATGTACCCGATGGCTGGTCAAAGATGAAAATGGAAGATACAAATACTGTTGACTTGAAGCAGGTCGAGGGATTGGAACAAACGATTGCCACGGCCAGCTTGAACCAGGGCACTTACACCCAGATAAGGGTGAGCATCGCCAGTTTAGATGTAGCCTTAGGCAGCAGCCAGCCTAAGAAAGCCAAGCTATCCGCCAGCACGCTGTCTTTCACCCAGAATTTCCAAGTGATAAATAAAAATACCACGGTCTTAGTATTCAATTTTGACGCCCTGAAATCTATTGATTATAGCGTGAAAGACCAGATAAGTTTTAAACCCTTGGTCAACCTGCTGTTCACCAGAACTCCGGGGAGTATGGAGTTGGTTACCACCGATCTACCGCAAGGTGAAGCAGGCGTTGCCTATTATGCAAAGCTGATGGCTATAGGCGGGCAGCGTCCTTACAGCTGGAGTATCACCATGGGAGACCTGCCCCCGGGGCTGAACCTGGATACAAACACTGGCGTAATATCAGGAACTCCAACCATTGCAAGCACTTTTAATTTTTTGGTTAGGGTAGACGATGCTTCCCCGGCCGGGAAAACTACCAATAGGAACTACAAGGTTGGTGTCGCTGCGAATGGTGCTCTGCAGATTGTTACCGGGAGTCTCCCTGATGGTTCGGAGAAAGTGGCCTATAACACTAAACTACAGGCTATTGGAGCCACGCAACCATATACCTGGAGTGTGTCCGGTGGTAGCCTGCCATCTGGTTTGACCCTAGATTCTAACTCGGGTATAATTTCTGGCATAGCTACTGTTAAAGGGGACTTCAGTTTTGTGGTAACAATTACGGAAACTGCAAACCCTAGCAATAGCGATTCCCAGAGCCTCAGCATCCATATAGCACCTGAGGTGGTATCCAACTGACGGTGCTATTAAATTTATTGATTTACAGCAATAACAAAGTATAAAAATAATATTGTTATATTAGTTGTAATAATATATTAGGATATACTATACTTTTGTAAATATCTAAATATGTATTTGAGGAGTACGAAGTTGAAAAATAGAGCTAATACTATGTTGA contains:
- a CDS encoding DUF4382 domain-containing protein yields the protein MARKILYSLIAISFVIVINQITDAQGTTATGTTSPTSTIASFATGVVEVRVSASAASADVTSANLTISSVEIHVPDGWSKMKMEDTNTVDLKQVEGLEQTIATASLNQGTYTQIRVSIASLDVALGSSQPKKAKLSASTLSFTQNFQVINKNTTVLVFNFDALKSIDYSVKDQISFKPLVNLLFTRTPGSMELVTTDLPQGEAGVAYYAKLMAIGGQRPYSWSITMGDLPPGLNLDTNTGVISGTPTIASTFNFLVRVDDASPAGKTTNRNYKVGVAANGALQIVTGSLPDGSEKVAYNTKLQAIGATQPYTWSVSGGSLPSGLTLDSNSGIISGIATVKGDFSFVVTITETANPSNSDSQSLSIHIAPEVVSN